The nucleotide window TTGGGACTTTGTGATTCTCTGACCTCAGTTTCACAAGTGCTGAGTTTATAGCCatgatttatgtgtatttatgctGCATCGCCCTTGTGCTCCCAATGTACTCACGGGGGAGCGAGTGAGTCAGAAAAAGGAGATGCTACAGAGGAAGTAGAAGTAGAAATGATACTTGGAAGGTGGTAGACTAACCCCAAGTCCAGGAAAGCAGGCAGCCTTGAGGCACTAGAGCAGtgaaggaagctgcttgttcCCACAGGAGAACAGTCTGCAAGCTCAGTGACTGTAGACGTCTGACCCCTGAAACATCAAGAAAATACATTTATGTCACTGTGGCTCTTAAGTGTGTCATAGGTGGCTTGTTACAGCGACGATAGGAAACTAATACTCTGTTTCAGGCTTCTTTTGTTTACCATTCATTgacttgtatatttatttttctttcctttttcttttgcttgtatgtgtgagtctgtggtgtgtgtgtgtgtgtgtgcgcgcgcgcgcgcgtgcaagGGAgcatgcacatggaggccagaggaggatgctgagtGTCCCGCCGTGTCACTCTCTCCTTTATCCCTTGGAAAGGCTCtctctgaatctggagcttgGCTGGCAACCAGCAAGCTCCAGCAATTCTCTTGTCTTGACTCAGCCCAATACTGGGGCTGCAGGTGCATGCCACTTTTGCACAAAATTTTACACGAATGcttaggatttgaactcatgtcctcatgcaTGTGTAGTGACGAGTGCTCTTACCATTGAGCAACCTCCCCTGTCCTGTATAGTAAATTTGTTATAATCTATTTTTTCACCTGGTGACAGTCATAATACATTACCTACCcccatgcatatgtgtatatatatatgtgtgtgtgtgtgtgtgtgtgaatgtagaggccagagattgatgttgggtgtcttctgAAATTGGTCAACTAATAATAATACTGTAGCTCAAcaatttggctaggctggttggCTAGCGAGCTctggggatcttcctgtctctgctgtccCAGCGCAGGATTgcagatgcatgccaccatgactggtttttatgtgggtgccggggatctgaactcaggtccttatgcttgcatgcAAGCATTTTACGACCTAAGCTAACTCCCTAACTTTGTTATTATCCTACAAGTTCTTTATGTTCATTGATCTTCCTTCTGAATGTTCCAATTTGCTATTGACCATATTCAATTAAAGATTATGAATAGTATTCCAGAACgtttgtttgattcttttttgtAGTTTCCAATTCTTTGATGAGATTCTAAGCTTTTTATTCACTCTGACCCCCCTTTCTAAagtgtttcaaaatatttttgtaattattatagCTCTTGTTCATGGATTCCCATCAATTTTATTATCTCTACTTAATGCGTTTTCCTCAGACTGTGGTTTAAAAGCGTTATGTCtgagtgtcaacttgacaagggGTGGgcttgtgatggttaatattggttgtcaacttgacaggatctagaacaGCGGTTCTTAACTTGTGGGTCGTGACACCACAGGGTTCACACATCAGCTATCCTGCAATCAGACATTGACATTACAtctcataatagtagcaaaactgcagttatgaaatagcaatgggGTCACTTCAGCATGAGGGACCAgatgaaagggtcacagcgttcGGAAGGTTGGGGACCACTGCTGTACAGTTACCTAGGAGACTAACCTCCTggaatgtctgtgagggagttacTGAGGTGAGAGGATCCACCcaaaatgtgggcagcaccagcGACAAAACGTGGTCCTAGACTCAAAAAGAAAGTCTTGAGCAGCGAATCAGCGTCCACCGCTCTGTGTCCCGCCTTGCAGATTCAGTGAGTTCAGCCGTTTCCACCATGAGGGACTGCATCCCCTCATCTGTGAGCCAAAATGGGCTCTCCTCCATCAACACGCTTCAGCTGTTAGGTATTTGgtcatagcaataagaaaaccAGTTAATACACCCAAGTCACATCACAGCACTGTGTGgcaggactggccttgaactccttacaGTCCCTCAATGAAAGAAGCTGgcgggaactcaaacaggacagagccctggaggcagcagctgatgcagagaAGTGCTGCTTCCTCTACTTGCTCAGCCTGTGTTCTTGCACACCCCAGGACCCCCATTCTGGGGaaggcaccactcacaatgggctggaccctcccttCTCATCACTAAGTAAGAAGATGCCTATGGAGTCAtctacaggccaatcttatggaggcatttttctcagctgAGAATCCCCTTTCCCATATGACTCTGACCTacgtcaagttgacaataaactaGCCAGAACAATGATCTTATCTGTTTTtcaattttcatgttttcttacgtgagtttttattagtttttaatatttttattttctcctactAGAAAGCCATTGCTGATAGTTCAttggcttttgtttctctttgtacgGAAGGCTAAAGCAAGGTGTATTTGCCACTGTGAGGAATAAAGGTGCGCACACACCTGGAAGAATGTTCTGGGCTTAGATAGTGTGCCACACTCCCAAAATACACGGAAGTCTGTTTCTTCCTACCAAGTCTGTTTCTTCCACGCAGCCAGCAGCCCATCATCATACAAACGTTCATCACGACTCAGCAGGCCCACGGGATGATGAAATCAGTTCTAGTTGGTGTCAGTCTCTTCAGAAGGGAAGGAGACTCTGATGAGGGCTGGGAACTCCTCACTTTCAGTGCCGAATCCATACAGAAGCGTGGGCGTGAGCACAGCAAGACGAGACTGGGAGTCGGGGTGTGTCCACTGGGCATCTAAGGAGTGTGCCGCAGCCGCCTTTAAAGGACAATTTGAATATTAAGCTCTGTAGCAGCCCTGGAACTTGAATCATTTCCTGAATaaattgcttctgtttctgtcaAGTTTCCTGCGGCTGTTTTACAGGATGGGCCATTTCCTCACCGGCGCTTTCTCTCACCCTGCTCTCGTTCAGCACCCTCGGCTGAGTGTGAACGGCAGTCGGTGAGATGACTGACAGCGATATTTACTGCACGTTAGAGCTGCCTGCTGCGCCTCAAGCCCCAGATGGCTCCAGATCGAAGCTCAAGGGTGAGTGAGCCACTTCGGCCCCGAAGATTGGGCCGCGGGCGAGTGGAGAGGAGGACAACCGGAGGACAGAGCGCAGCAAACCGAGGATTTGAAGAAACACATTCGGGTTCAGTTTATAGTGTTGGTGTGGAATATGGACCTTTGGCGTGGAGTGTAGCTGTGACGCTGGTCTCAGAAAATTCTTTTCTAAACTGGGCTGTGgaggtgcaagcctttaatctcagcactcgggaggtagaggcaggcggacctctgtgagtttgaggccagcctggctgtaGGCTCTtgtagagagctagttccaggacaggcaccaaagttacggAGAAACATTGTttcgaggaaaaaaaaaaggaaaaaagaaaagaaaattcttttctaGATACTCCTGCCATTCCAGCTAATGCCAAACAATGGcaatgccatctttttttttttttggttaatttttttctttattcctaagaattttatacatgtagaCAAGCATGCTATTTTTTATTGATCCTATTTGAAAGTAAGAGTTTTGTCTGCAGTCAGGCTTGGAGCAGTTTACTGTAACTATTGAAATCCTGCCATCTCTTCTTCTCTATCCATGGCGTGATGAAAACAACAGCTTTATTGAGGGTACCGGTAAGGTTTCTTGAGACAAGAAATGGACCCacgatcgaggccagcctggtctacaagagctagttccaggacaggaaccaaaagctacagagaaaccctgtctcgaaaaataaaaaaaaaattaaaaaaaaaaaaagaaatggacccACGAATATAGATTTGTTTTCTGTCGCCCACCCCCTTCTCATATTGCATCTGAATGGTGATAGCATAAGAGGTGCTGAAGCTTACTGACCGCTGGCCCGGGGACCTGGGGGGCCAGGGAACACCAACAGTAACGCCCACAAAAGCCATTTTCTATGCATATTCACATCTGAGACAGGGAACAACGGAAATGCCAAAATGAATGCTTGATTTTACATCTCAAGCTGGTGGCTCCAAAAGATATGTTCTCTTTTGTAGTTTTGCAGACTTTCTCTGTTTGTTATATAAGTTTCTCATCATggtctcctttttttttggttacagTTTTTAATGCTGCCATTTGAAAGCATTGACATATTTTCTAAATCATGGGCATTTCTATTTCTATACACTGTATACAACTACACATTTTCATATGTGTGATTTTTTCCCTTTATTATATCTGTTCTAATATGTAAGGATTAGAAATATTAAGTCAaaagaaatgtatatttaaaGTATAGATCTTAATAATATTGAATGTTATTATGTtaacatatattatatgttaAGTAAAGAAcctaataataattaaaactaatacatacataaaataaattaaaatttctgttttacttattttcttaaattggATGGTGACTACTCAAATAATTATAATTGGATACCTTTTTTCATTTAGCAAACAACTACAAATGAgaggtttttatttcattaaaaagttGTCTATGCAGATGGActtggtagtgcacacctttaatcccagcatcagaaggcagaggcaaacagatctctgtgagttcaaggccagccagttcCGAGTTCCAGTTCAGCCAGGACTAAACAGCTAATTCCTTTCTCAGGGGGTGAGGaaaccataattttttttaaaaaaggcatctATGCCACAAATCTGGTGTATTtgttatttactttatctttatttattatttgagacagggtctctctaagtaaccctggctgtcctagaacccactATGTAAATCTACTTTACATAGATcaggctgcctcctgagtgctgggattaaaggtgaaatctgtttgtttgttgtagttTGTTTCATATAATGATAGTTATTTGGGATTCATGAGTCAAAATATTTATCATGCTgatctctttttttaattgattgtattgagctatacattttctctgctccccttccttcctctcccctccccttcagccctcttccatggtccccatgctcacaatttactcaggagaccttgtctttttttacttcccatgtagattagatctatgtatgtctctcttaaggtcctctttgtggtctaggttctctgcgttgtgatttgtaggctggctttctttgctttgtgtttaaaaaccacttaagtgagtgcatgtgataattgtctttctgagtctgggttacctcactcaatatgatgttttctagatccattcatgtgcttgcaaatttcaagatgtcattatttttttctgctgtgtagtacttcattgtgtaaatgtataacATTTTCCTTACCTATTATTAGGTCGAGGAGCATTTAAGTTATTTCGaggttctggccatgacaaacaaagctgctatgaatatagttgagcacatgtccttgtggtacgattgagcatcctttggatatgtacccaaaagtggtattattgggtcttgaggaaggttgttttctaattttctgagaaattgccacactgatatccaaaggggttgtaccagcttgcactcccaccagcaatgcaggagtgttcccttttcatTTTGAACTCTTATGATGCTTCTCTCATTATGAAATTTAAGAAATTGAGACGTTTTCATGGATAGCAATGTATAAGAATAGTGTATCTAAAATTTGAATAGATATATGAGACTAAATTaggaaattaaattatttttctttttctttcattctaagACAGAGTCtcgtgtagccccagctggccccaaatttgctgtgtagcaaggaagaccttgaactactgattcttctgcctctagaTGCAGGATTCCCAGAGGATCTATGCCACATGGTTATTATGACATAGTGGTCCATCTTCAAACAGAAGGCCAACCTATACTTATTATACTTTCAATATTTACATGTAAAACAAGGTGGATTTTATCATCTACTTATGAGATGAAGGCTATTTTGTttcagtttaaattttatttatttaaaatttgaaggatacaaaagaaaacaagtgaaagcatctcgcttctgtttcttctcttaaCCACCCTCTTTAAAAGGGAAACACTATGGAATGCCTTCAGGGATTTCCAGGTTTGACCTtagccaaaaggcagagaagtGATCTTGGATAGACTTCAGCTATAGCAATTGTCCCCTGTTCTGAGGAACATGTCTTTCTTTTAGCTATATATCGAAAAATcactttgtatttgtttgttttttttaaagaaattcctcTTCAGAAGCTATGTGTTTCGTGGATATAATTATATTTGACTGGTCTTTTCTgataaaaaaatctatatttttagtTGATAGATTTAGACATTTGGCCTTTTCTTCCTATAGATGTTACTGTCTTCTGAGTATGATATTTTACACATGTGTGCGTATTTGTAGAAAGATGTTTCTTGAGGAGAAATTGCTGGGCCAAAAGGCAAATACTTTGCAATTCTTGTAAATAATGGCAAATTGTCCTTCAGTTCCCCAAAGGCAGAGTCTGTTTACACACTAGCTCCCAAGTGTCACACACTTAGGTGTGCGAGCATATAAGCCACAATGGCAAAGGCAAGAGTTTCCTTTAACTTGAGAGCAAGCGCTGGACCCAATCAGGAAAGGAACCTGTCTGGCCTGGGTCTCTGTCTGTCCAGGCAGAACTGCTTTAATATACCAGAGGTTCTGGCCTGAGCCTCTGTGTCTGACTCAGGATCTTGCTTTGGATTGTGTCTCTGCAGCTGTCTTACAGAGGCCCCGTCTTTCCTGCCTCGTGACGGTGGCTTTGGGGCTTTTGACTGTGATCCTCCTGAGTTTAGTGATGTACCAACGGATCCTGTACTGTGGTAAGTACCAACGTCACCTCAGATTAGCCTTTCATTTTGTATTATAAATCAAGATGACAGTTGATGACAGGGTTTTACAGAATTTACTAGAGAATTCTAAAGCTTCAGCACTGCTCTCCACATTGTATTCGAGTCCTAACTTTCCATAGAGAAAATACCAGGAACTTGGGACTTTTTGATCCAGGCTGATTGTGCCACAGTTGTCTGGAAAAGATGCAAGTCCCCAAAATGCAACTAGCACCTCAGTCTGCAGACCCCAACCCTGGTGTCACGTgcagccttccttccccactttCTGGTTCCTGACCTATAGTATGTAGTCTACATAGTTCTTTGTATTCATGTGCTCCTGTGGTCCTGAGGTAGAATGGCTTATGGCAATTTTATGCAAATGTGTctcatggaaggagaaaaccagtaGACTGAAGTTTCCTGAGATATTTTCACAGCGCCCTCTCGTTCCAAGTGTTTTAAAGGAATGAGGAGTGCATCTTCTAGAAAAACTCAGCAAGGAGAATCCTAGCACTTTTCACTTTAGCATCTGATGTGCTTTTCtgccagaaaaaaattatactcaAGTAAGTCAGTTTTATTGAGTAtaacaatttttttctaatttctgttgGCTCCAGATGACCATATCGGTTGGTTTTTtctagtttgtttcctttttcagtGCACATTATGGCATGCTGTCTTGGGGCTGGACATCTGGAAGGGTTCTTCTGTCCATGTAGCTATACACTGGGGATGTGAACGCAGTGCATagacatgtgctgtgtgtgcagatgcaggCATCCTTTACGCAGTGTGCACACATCATAAGGATACGGACAGTTTTCAGTGTCGTGGGCCCTCCACAGACCTCAGGCAGATCAGACCTTCCATCAGAATCCAAGTTTGCTTCATGGTGTGCACATCCGAAGTGGTGAGCTGGGCATTGTGGACCGTTCAGTTTGAGGCCATGTGTGTTGCAGATTTCTCTAAACCGTAGTGTGAAAAGGGGTAGGGCAAGGTTTTCCTTGACACTGGAGTTGCCATGTTTTCTTATACCTCCCTTTTATTTTCCAGGACCATTTGGTCCAACAATGATGTGAGCTGTGTCCTCTTCCTTCTAGGCCACAAGAACTGCCCCAGCTGCCCCAGCTGCCCCAGCTGCCCTGACCTCTGGGTGAGGAATGGTAGCCACTGTTACTATTTCTCAGTGGAGAAAAAGGATTGGAATTCTAGTCTGGAATTCTGTGTCGACAGAGGCTCACATCTCCTTACGTTTCTGGACGACCAGGAAGTGGTAAATAAAACCATGCAGAAAGTATAGagcatttcccctccctcttctttcctctcccctcacccaTTCTTCCCCCTTTTAGATGAGACtgtgctgtgtagtccaggctggctttgaacttgtggtcttcctgcttcagcctcctaactcttgtgtgcatgtgtgtgtgtgtttaaacatttatttattggcatttgtgtatgtgtgttttttataaacaattgtttattttcttgtgtgtatatttgaactatttatttatttatttgtgtttgtgtgcatgtatgatgtgCTTAtatacgtgcgtgcgtgcgtgcgtgcgtgtgtgtgtgtgttagaggtaAGGGGGTGGCAAGCATTGCAGCAAAGAACTAGACCAAAAGCCCAGACTTAGTTAAAAGGCATTAGGTGCTGAAACACACAGGCCAACAAGGAAGCAATGATTTCTGTGGAGTTAGTGGAACTCAGGAGGGAAAGGGGCTCAAAGACAAAAGGGCCACACATAGGGGCTAAATGTCCTCAGCTGAGTGTTTTCTTCTCACTCTTTGGAATTCAGTAAGTTCTAAATTGGAAACAATGTCCAGAAGGTTGAGTTAAGAGGCAGAGAAAACTGTGGGGGTCCTGTTTCCTAAGTTCTTTCTCCATGCCTCTGCTGGTCCTAGGGGATGTTAGCAGTGTCAGGAGTTGGCATCTTGGCACAAATTTGGTCAAACTTGATTACAATTCACATAGaagaagaaagtaagaaatatttggtttttagtgttaatttcttgattattttttgttttgatttgttttaatttggagGGAATAAGATCAAACGTAGGGAATAGCTTATAAGTAATTGAGAGATAGgggttttgtagcccaggctgatttcAAATATATGATTTTTCAGACTCAGCTTTCTATTCAGATtaatctgctgggattaaagaagtccACTACATACCTGGCTTGCTAATTGCTATTTTGAGAAAAGATGAGATATTTAGTTTATTTCCTCTCAAAAGAACACTTGTACACTTGAAATTCTGGAAGGATCTAAATTCCAAACCATTCCTCAGAGATTTGCTTTTCCTTCGTCTCTTCTCTAAGCCAGAATGGAAGAGATACCCCGGAATCTCTTCACTGCACAGGAGAAGAATAGTCTTGTTTGCGGGAACTTTTAGAGCAGCTAGTTTCATTTTGTTATCGCTGTTTTGAGGATCTTACTAAACAAGTGAGCAATTTGCTCGAAACGTTTGTCCCCCAGACTCCAGACACAGCATCAGTGAGTCACAACACATAGCGACAGAGAATTAGCTCCAGCAGCACCGTAAATTACACTGTGTGCTGAGGAGTTAGGGAAAGGGCTAACTTGCGGGTGTCTGGGAGTCGGCTCTAGCTGTCTTTCCATGCAGAGGAGGACCGGGTTTTTGAggaattttgtctttctttctttatgttccCTGAATCCTGTACCCACTGTGGAGAACACTCAATAGTTACTCTGCTGCGTTTTCAAAATGAGACAGTTTTCTCTTAACCCCAGAGCGCTGGGTTCCAGTCAGCGGGAAAGGGTGGCAGGAGCCCCTGACGGATTTATTAACAGCTACTACTGATGGTACTTTCCACACTCtttccacactttttttttggttttttcgagacagggtttctctgtgattttggagcctgtcctggaactagctcttatagaccaggctggtctcgaactcacagatccgcctgcctctgcctcccaagtgctgggattaaaggcgtgcgccatcaccacccggctcttGTGGACTCTTGcttgattctctttctttctttctttctttctttctttctttctttctttctttctttcttcactttttttttttgccaaagtcTATAACAAAATGATGTGCATGGGTTGTCAGAGTGTAATAGGGAGAGCGCGGGCCCTTTTGTTCtgtcctgcccggctagcttatacccgaaataataacacagaaactatatttattttaacactgcctggcccattagctctagcctcttattggctaacactcacatcttgattatcccatttttattaaatctgtgtatcaccacgtgactgtggcttactggcaagattctaacctacgaccgtctcaggccagagattcatggtgtctgcctgtctgtccttcttcccagaattctgttctgtctccctgcctacctaagctgctgtcctattaaaaggccaaggcagttttctttaataaccaatgaaagcaacataaatacagaagtacctcctacaccatttcccccctttttttgtttaaacaaaaaagaaaggctgtcacactaacataataaaattacatataacaaaacatttatcaagtaagaattacagccacactattttatatctattttatcttttatcataactaaagaaaactataactattcattttttaactccatcaaagactccggaaggatatattacctaagtaaacaagaagtaagcaacttccaaatcctagaattgacagagacatcttgctgcctggacagacagtcacccaaaattcttttgtaccattggggcatccatctttagcctacaggcccatagtatccggcagacacttttatgaagcaggaaattttaaagacagttcagtcacttttttttttgtatccttcAGAATGTTTCACAGACTCttttataaagcaggaaccccgaaggaccatctcacctttagctaagtttagcagtcctctctctgtgggttctttatgTTTAGTTTATGTAACAgtttaggcaagagcagtttttttgcccaaatagctaaccaactccataaggagcctctttgatgcctatcttcctcttgaagtagctggtgctgccaggaacagatgtgtctcattgtcatgaaaagccctaagttattaaaacagtaaatgccatattctgtagcctttgaaagatatgaagaattcttatctgaaatatatctatgcacatctagaaaatctaactaacatgactacaaacttgactattatagatgattatccattaacaacctatattccctaattatacattacatttttaagtgcattacacaatcacaataccttaatcaagatcagaaatatatatatatttaacaaaattgaccttaaatttgaatcaataaatcaagatttatactattgcaaattattcatatctatatcatcaGAGTTCGTTGCTCGACTGTTGTTTTACTCCTTTGTTCTCAAGGCATGGCTTACTTCCTATATTATAGCATAAGCAATATTCCCAGTTTCATACACGGGTCTGGAGAACACCAAAAGaccatatttaaaaacaaaaacctgggtctggtggaacatgcctgtaattccaccaCTCACTAGGCTGAAGCAAGGAGAAGCATGTGCTTTGGGTCATCCTGGGCTATGGAGTGAGACTCTATATAGCTATACAAATCTATGAAATCTATGAAAACCGAAAGCTTTCAGGGCATCAAGATGATGcagtgagctgggcagtggtggcacatgcaggaggcagaggcagggggatctctgtgagttcaaggctagcttggtctacgaaagctagttccaggacaggatccaaaggtacagagaaaccccatctcaagaaaccaaaaaaagaaaaagcaatgtaCAGCCAGCaaaagtgtttgccaccaaacctgacgaCCCGAGTCCGGAGTGCGATCCCTGGAACtcagacggtagagggatggaacTGACCCCCaccaattgtcctctgacctccacacatgcgtACTGTGGCTTGTCCACTTCCTCTAACATAAATAAGTAAGtgaatgcaataaaaatttaaacgtTTTAAACTGGCATTCCCTTGGTGTAAAGTGCATCCTCAGGCTATAtggttattctttttaaaaatttagttgacttcttttcttttcttttcggcTATGTCCCGAGCCTGGTGACAATTATTTTCAAATCAGGTGACCAGTGTGGTTCCTCGCCCCAGTGTCCTTTCGGGTTTATTTATGGGCCCCCTTAAAGTGGCAAATTCCATTGTTTTTAGACCTCAGGGAAGCTAACTGTTTTTCAAGTTAATACTTAGATGCATTGGTTTAAGTGCTTCTCAtgtttttcatttcaaatgaagaaaaacttcTTTCCTTAGGGTTTTGAAAACCAGAGCCTTCTGTTTAAAGACGCACATCCTGTGTGTCTAGGGTGTGTTGACACCTTGCGCTTTACACTGCGCTGTTAGCATACAACacgatttcatttcttttcttccatctagAGCTAACTTGCTGTAGGTAACTGTTAAACATTTGTGAACACAATAAAATTGTGAAACTATTTTTAGAGATTATCTAAGATGATGATTTATTCTAATATTGATTAAATCTTTTCAAATTCTTAAGGTAAAAGTCTACCTATGTTTAATTATTATGAGTCATGATATATTCACACAAATTATTTTTTGGGGAGGTAACTTGATTATGTTTTAGTCATTAAAACTGTGCTGATTCATCAAAACATCGGACTATTTAATAGTTCTGTTGCGTGACTGGCTTTCCTCAATATGTATTAAAATAGCTCAGGTGCATTCCATGAACCATATTAATTTGGAAACTTAAGGGGTGTACTTTTGTTCCTTAATGGtagtttcattttaattaaaaatatta belongs to Microtus pennsylvanicus isolate mMicPen1 chromosome 8, mMicPen1.hap1, whole genome shotgun sequence and includes:
- the Klrg1 gene encoding killer cell lectin-like receptor subfamily G member 1, translated to MTDSDIYCTLELPAAPQAPDGSRSKLKAVLQRPRLSCLVTVALGLLTVILLSLVMYQRILYCGHKNCPSCPSCPSCPDLWVRNGSHCYYFSVEKKDWNSSLEFCVDRGSHLLTFLDDQEVIPIRKHLDKTFYWIGLRKKDGWRWEDGPVLSLRISSNSVIQRCGTIHRTGLQASSCEVPLQWICKKAVH